The Chordicoccus furentiruminis DNA window AAAGGGTCCTGCCTGATCCGCGAGCTTCCGGCTCACCACGAGAAAATGCGTGATGTAGTTGTTGGAGCGAAGCAGGTCCAGATTGAATTCCGGCTTGAAATTGGGCTGGAAATGCTTCCCCCCGTCCTCCGTGATCTTGTCCTCGTCCGTGTACAGCATGTCGGCGTGACGGAGGCTGATCGCCGAAGCGATCTCATAGAGGGCGTCCGGCTCCAGCAGGTCGTCATGATCCAGAAAGGCAATGTACTCGCCCCGGGACGCCCCGACCGCCCGGTTGGTGTTGCCGGCGATGCCTTCATTCTTCTCAAGCGGGATATACCGGATCCGGCTGTCCCGGGCCATCCACTCCGCCGTCACCTCGCGGACGCTGCGCCGCTTCTTCCCCGTCTCCTCCGACTCATCGGAAGCGCCGGCGTCCGCGATCACCAGCTCCCACTCCGCATAGCTCTGATCCGTGACCGACTCGATCATCTGCCGGAGAAATATTTCCGGCGTATGGAAGGCCGGCACGACAATCGAAATAAGCGGCCTCTCCTTCGGCGGATGGTTTCTCTGCCTCAGCAGCTCCGTGTCCTTCGCCCGGCGCTCCTCGAACCACGGCCCGTAGGGCACGTCCTCGGGTTCCAGCCGGTCCATGAGGTGGTTCATGAACTCCTTCGTCCCGAAATGCCGCCAGTATTTCCATGCTTTTCTGATCTTGTATGGTGTGATCGGCAGCTGCATGCACGTATCCTCCCGCGTCTCCTTCGCCCTTCCGGATCATTTCTCTTCCTTCAGAATCCGGATATATCTCGCCAGCGCGTCATGCCAGTCGGGCAGCGGCGCGAAGCCTTCCGCCTGAATCTTCGAGCGGTCCATCCGGCTGTTGAACGGTCTTTTCGCCGCTGCGCCGTATTCCTCGGAAGACACCGGAATCACCCTCACGCTGTCGATGCCCGCCTCCTTGAAGATCGCGCAGGCGAACTCGTACCAGGAGATGTACGGGCCTTCGTTCGTCACATGATAGATGCCGTACCGGTCCGTTCCGATCATATCCGCCACGAGCCGTGCCAGATCATAGGTATAGGTCGGCGTTCCGATCTGATCGTCCACAACCCGGAGCGTGTCGTGCGTCTTCGCCAGATTCAGCATCGTCCGGATGAAATTCTTCCCGTTCGTCCCGAAGACCCAGGCGATCCGGAGGATCCAGAAGCGGCTCAGGTGTTTCCGGACAGCCTCTTCTCCTTCCGCCTTCGTCCGGCCGTAGACGTCAAGCGGTTCGTAGGGATCGTCCGGCTCCCACGGACGGGTTCCCTGGCCGTTGAACACGTAATCCGTCGAGAAATACATCATCGGAAGATCCATCTCCTCGCAGACGGCGGCGATGTTCTCCGTTCCGCCCGCGTTGACCTTCCGGCAGACCTCCGGCATCTCCTCCGCCTTGTCTACCGCGGTCCAGGCCGCGCAGTGCACGACGACATCCGGCCGGACCTCCCGGATCGTCCGGCGCACCGCCTCCGGATCGGTGATGTCAAGACTCACGTACGGCATTCCGGTGACCGGCGTGCCGTCCTGAATACCTGCATAGGATTCCTTCAGATCCGTGCCGATGCCTTCAATGCCCCGTTTTGCCAGCTCGTTCATGACGTCGTGGCCGAGCTGTCCTGCCACTCCTGTGACGAAAACCTTCATCTTCTTCCTCCTGCATGCTTCTTATGGCGGCATGCCCGTTCCGCATGCCCGTTTCCCGATCGGCGGCGCGCCGTCAGTTCCGCTTCAGCGAAAAATCCTGCGTCACCATGCTGAGATTCGGATTGTAGTACGGATCTCCGTCCCGGAGAATATCCGGCCAGTGCTCCTTGAAATACGCGATTTCCCGGCTGAAGCGGCTGACCTTCTCCGGCGTGTTCTCCAGCCCTCTCGACTTCGACTCATAATGATACAGCTCCGCGAACGGGTTGTACACGATGAGATACCCCTTCGAGCGGATCTTCATGCAGAGATCGATGTCGTTGAAGGCAACCGCAAGCTCCTCCGTGAAACCGCCGGCCTCTTCGAATACTTTCGCCGGCACCATCATGCAGGCCGCGGTCACCGCGCTCATGTCCTGCTGACAGATGATCCGGTGCTGGTATCCCGTGACGCCCCGCTTCTGGTTGACAAAAGCGTGTCCCGCCACGCCGCCCCAGCCGACGATCGCTCCGGCGTGCTGAATCGTGTCGTCGCCGTAGTAGAGGCGGGCACCCACCGCGCCCACGTCCGGCCGCATCGCGTAGCCCAGCATCTCCCGGACCGCGTCGCTCGTACACTCTGTGTCATTGTTCAGGAAGAGGTAGTACTCTCCCTTCGCTGCACGCACGCCGAAATTATTGATGGCCGAGTAGTTGAAGCCGCCCCTGTAGGTCACGGTCCGGATCCGCGGATCCTCCTTCATCAGCGCTTTGTATCCTTCGAAGGTCTCCGGTTCCTCGCTGTTGTTCTCGATGATCAGAATCTCCAGATTCCGGTATGAGGTCGTTCCGAGAAGGCTCCGGACCGCGGTGCGCAGATCGTCCAGATGGTCCTTGTTGGGGATCAGCACCGAGACCAGCGGCTCCTCCTTCCAGTGCCAGCGCGTCCGGTAGAGTCCCGGATACTCGCCGTTCTCGGCCGCTGCGGGAAGATTCTGCCGGTCGTACCACGCCTGAACCGCACGGCGTCCCGCCTCGAAGGCGTAGGACTTCGCCTCCGGGTTGGCCGAGGTGCTCCCCTCGAAGAAGCGCCAGTGGTAGAGGATCTCCGGCACGTGGCGGATGGCGGATGTATGTTCCGTGCAGCGAAGGATGAAATCGTAGTCCTGCGCTCCGTCGAAGGCCGGATCCAGGTCCCCCGTCCGCTCATACAGCGCCCGGCTCACCAGCAGAAGATGGCAGATGTAATTCACCGAGTGGAGAAAATCCGGGTCGTAATCCGGCTTCAGATTCGGCTGCATGAAGCGGTCTCCGGGTCCGATCTTGTCCTCGTCCGTGTAGATCATCTCCGTGTCCGGATACCGGCCGAGCGTCCTCATGCACTCGTACAGCGCGCTGGGAACCAGCAGGTCGTCGTGGTCGGAAAATGCAATCCACCGCCCTTTTGCCTCATGAAGTGCCGCGTTGGTGTTCTCCGCGATCCGCATCCGAGCCTCGTGGTGCAGCACCCGGATCCGGCTGTCGCCGGCGGCGATCCCGTCAAGGAGACCGGCGATCGGCGAATCCGCCCCGCTGCCGTCCGATAAAATCAGCTCCCAGTCCGGATAGGTCTGGGCCTCAATCGAATTCACCAGTTCCCGGAGGTACTTCTCCGGCGTCCGGTAGCAGGGGACGACGATGCTCACGAGCGGATGAGCCGGAAGCGGCTCCTTCCGCTGACGGGCCAGCTCCCGCTCGGAGGGGAGATGCTTCCGGATCCACTGGCCGTACTCCACCGTCCGCATCGCCGGGTTAAAGAGCTTGTTGTACGTCTTGGACGCGAGCGCCCGGGGGCCCTGTGTACGGAGCGCCTTCCACGCCTTCTCCGCGTACCGTCCGGTCTTCGCCGCCGCGACGCCGAACCGGTCGGTCGGAAACGTCAGCACCAGCTCGTCCCCTTCCGTGCGGAAGCGGACGCGGACCGGGCCCTTTGGAACCGGCTGCAGCTCAATGTTGAAGCCGGCGGACGGATCGACCGGGTACTCGGGAAAGAGCTCCACGGTATCGTACCGGCGGTACCGCTCCACCCGGCTGACGAGCTTTTCGCCGTCCGTCCCGTAGACGTCGACCCGGACCGGCTCCTTCGCCACCGCCCAGCCCTGAATTCTCATCAGATCATCATGGCGGAGAACGGCCGCGTCGTCGATGAAGTACCGGATCGGGCGCTGCTTCGCCCGGAGCGCCTTCACGGAAATCTCAAAGCACAGCCTTCTTCCGCTTCCGCGGTCCGCGTACAGCCTCAAAGCATGTCCTCCGATCTCCGTCCCCAGCGTCATCCGGAGCAGCGTCTCGCAGCCTCCGTACCGCTCGTCCACATTTTCGGTTTTCTTTTCGGCCGTGACGTTCACCGGCACGTCGTCGAGGGAGGCGCTGACCTCCGCCCTCGGCGCAAGCCAGCCGGTGATCAGATAAAGACCGGGATCCGTGAGGGAAAACCGGTCCTGACGGACAAGAAATCCTGCATTCTCAGCCAAATTATCTCCTCCCTATGCGGTTTCCTCCCGTACTGGGAGGCTGATTCCGCGTCTCAGCTGCGCCGGCGGACAGGCAGACGATCTTCCTCGCAGGAGGCTGCGTCTGTCAGTCGGCCGGCATCCC harbors:
- the rfbD gene encoding dTDP-4-dehydrorhamnose reductase produces the protein MKVFVTGVAGQLGHDVMNELAKRGIEGIGTDLKESYAGIQDGTPVTGMPYVSLDITDPEAVRRTIREVRPDVVVHCAAWTAVDKAEEMPEVCRKVNAGGTENIAAVCEEMDLPMMYFSTDYVFNGQGTRPWEPDDPYEPLDVYGRTKAEGEEAVRKHLSRFWILRIAWVFGTNGKNFIRTMLNLAKTHDTLRVVDDQIGTPTYTYDLARLVADMIGTDRYGIYHVTNEGPYISWYEFACAIFKEAGIDSVRVIPVSSEEYGAAAKRPFNSRMDRSKIQAEGFAPLPDWHDALARYIRILKEEK
- a CDS encoding glycosyltransferase family 2 protein produces the protein MAENAGFLVRQDRFSLTDPGLYLITGWLAPRAEVSASLDDVPVNVTAEKKTENVDERYGGCETLLRMTLGTEIGGHALRLYADRGSGRRLCFEISVKALRAKQRPIRYFIDDAAVLRHDDLMRIQGWAVAKEPVRVDVYGTDGEKLVSRVERYRRYDTVELFPEYPVDPSAGFNIELQPVPKGPVRVRFRTEGDELVLTFPTDRFGVAAAKTGRYAEKAWKALRTQGPRALASKTYNKLFNPAMRTVEYGQWIRKHLPSERELARQRKEPLPAHPLVSIVVPCYRTPEKYLRELVNSIEAQTYPDWELILSDGSGADSPIAGLLDGIAAGDSRIRVLHHEARMRIAENTNAALHEAKGRWIAFSDHDDLLVPSALYECMRTLGRYPDTEMIYTDEDKIGPGDRFMQPNLKPDYDPDFLHSVNYICHLLLVSRALYERTGDLDPAFDGAQDYDFILRCTEHTSAIRHVPEILYHWRFFEGSTSANPEAKSYAFEAGRRAVQAWYDRQNLPAAAENGEYPGLYRTRWHWKEEPLVSVLIPNKDHLDDLRTAVRSLLGTTSYRNLEILIIENNSEEPETFEGYKALMKEDPRIRTVTYRGGFNYSAINNFGVRAAKGEYYLFLNNDTECTSDAVREMLGYAMRPDVGAVGARLYYGDDTIQHAGAIVGWGGVAGHAFVNQKRGVTGYQHRIICQQDMSAVTAACMMVPAKVFEEAGGFTEELAVAFNDIDLCMKIRSKGYLIVYNPFAELYHYESKSRGLENTPEKVSRFSREIAYFKEHWPDILRDGDPYYNPNLSMVTQDFSLKRN